In Uranotaenia lowii strain MFRU-FL chromosome 2, ASM2978415v1, whole genome shotgun sequence, one genomic interval encodes:
- the LOC129741043 gene encoding uncharacterized protein LOC129741043 produces MDPNQIEGCSLWWKGPEWLGQNHYPEQPGTLESQIAEEEIRRTAHPTTSRVSDFSEDYVRRFSSYTKLIRSTAYWMRLMRILKKSEENCKNLLTVEELEQAEFSIIRCIQQESFPAEWKALMKNENVHRSSPLRWFTPRISSEGLIRVGGRLGRSMESENTKHPIVLPAKHPFTKMLFEYYHIKLLHAGSQLLLSTVRLKYWPLGGRNVPRQVVHSCMKCFRAKPSPIEQFMGELPQARVTVARAFLRTGVDYFGPVHIRPAPRKPAVKAYVSVFICLCTKAVHLELVSDLSTERFLQALRRFTGRRGYCSDIYSDNGTNFVGARNYLREILKLLRNDHHKEAVSKECANNNIQWHFIPPGAPHFGGLWEAAVRSAKKHLLKVLGENAVSFEDMTTLLVQVENCLNSRPITALTDDPDNLEPLTPGHFLIGEPLQQIPERDVRDVPLNRLNNNQTLLKRIQHFWDRWRVEYLTQLQGRFKRWKTPIEIKIGQLVVIKDDNLPPSRWKMGRVDRVFPGPDGVVRVVTLKTATGLSTRPVEKLCVLPASSQPDYKLPSFSEEDQ; encoded by the coding sequence ATGGACCCAAATCAGATAGAGGGATGCAGTCTTTGGTGGAAGGGCCCTGAATGGTTAGGGCAAAATCATTATCCGGAGCAGCCAGGCACCTTGGAGTCTCAAATAGCAGAAGAGGAAATTCGTCGTACCGCACATCCAACCACCAGTCGAGTATCAGACTTCAGTGAAGACTATGTTCGAAGGTTTTCGTCATATACCAAACTAATACGCAGTACCGCTTATTGGATGCGGCTCATGCGTATTCTCAAGAAATCTGAAGAGAACTGCAAAAATTTACTAACCGTCGAAGAATTGGAACAAGCAGAATTTTCTATCATCCGCTGCATCCAGCAAGAATCGTTTCCTGCTGAGTGGAAGGCGttaatgaaaaacgaaaacgtaCATCGAAGTTCACCACTTAGATGGTTTACCCCACGAATATCATCAGAAGGACTAATTCGCGTGGGAGGCAGATTAGGAAGATCCATGGAATCGGAAAATACGAAGCACCCAATTGTGCTACCAGCTAAACATCCGTTTACTAAGATGTTATTCGAGTACTATCACATCAAGCTACTTCATGCTGGTTCTCAACTACTGCTAAGCACAGTGAGACTGAAGTATTGGCCACTTGGTGGCAGAAATGTTCCACGACAGGTTGTGCATAGTTGCATGAAATGCTTTCGAGCGAAACCCAGCCCTATTGAGCAGTTTATGGGAGAACTACCTCAAGCACGTGTCACCGTAGCTCGGGCATTTCTAAGGACAGGCGTCGACTATTTTGGTCCAGTACACATTCGGCCAGCTCCAAGAAAACCAGCGGTTAAGGCATACGTGTCAGTCTTCATTTGTCTGTGTACGAAGGCTGTACATCTAGAACTCGTGTCCGATTTATCCACAGAACGTTTTCTCCAAGCTTTACGACGATTCACCGGTAGAAGAGGATACTGTTCAGACATCTATTCAGACAATGGGACAAACTTTGTCGGAGCCCGAAATTATCTGCGAGAGATCCTCAAACTGCTGCGCAACGATCACCACAAGGAAGCAGTTTCGAAGGAGTGTGCGAACAACAATATCCAATGGCACTTTATACCCCCAGGAGCACCTCACTTCGGAGGACTCTGGGAAGCAGCAGTCAGATCAGCCAAAAAACATCTTTTGAAGGTTCTAGGAGAGAACGCGGTTTCATTTGAGGACATGACTACGCTTCTGGTGCAAGTAGAAAACTGCCTCAACTCCAGACCAATTACAGCGTTAACGGATGATCCTGACAATCTTGAGCCTCTAACACCGGGACATTTTCTTATTGGGGAACCCCTACAACAAATACCGGAGAGAGATGTTCGCGATGTACCCTTGAACAGGTTGAACAACAATCAAACGTTGCTGAAAAGAATCCAGCACTTTTGGGATCGTTGGAGAGTTGAATACCTGACGCAACTTCAAGGGCGATTCAAAAGATGGAAGACACCAATTGAAATCAAGATCGGTCAGCTAGTTGTCATCAAGGATGATAACTTACCACCAAGTCGTTGGAAGATGGGACGAGTAGATCGAGTTTTTCCAGGACCTGATGGAGTCGTAAGGGTCGTTACTTTGAAGACTGCAACAGGACTATCCACGCGTCCAGTCGAAAAGCTTTGTGTTTTACCAGCGTCGTCTCAACCAGATTACAAGCTGCCTAGTTTCTCGGAGGAAGATCAGTAG